One genomic window of Spirochaetota bacterium includes the following:
- a CDS encoding rhomboid family intramembrane serine protease: MKRSNTVFYNGWVFKLILINVVIFAIQVFTAKHQAIYSISGFNGRSSVITFYLGLIPALVVEKGFIWQIVSYMFLHSTVSFVHIFFNMYALLIFGVPIEQEWGSRRLLFYYFFCGIGAGMTIFIINSISQGIGYYIPTIGASGAVFGLLLAFGILFPNAEILLFFVLPVKAKYLVIIFGGLELFFEFSGGQGTISHIGHLGGLLAGLIYFFTQKRRGIKFKSKVMIAKGKKRYIANKSSEQAGKDRLDETKDEMKKNILKKLQQSGYKHLSDDEVQYIKYIEIMTDDEVAVCQDGDLNLDDEYCSNCDNVNTCFLREVAKYTEK, encoded by the coding sequence ATGAAAAGATCAAACACTGTGTTTTATAATGGATGGGTTTTTAAACTCATACTAATCAATGTAGTGATATTTGCTATACAGGTATTTACTGCCAAACATCAGGCAATATATTCAATTTCAGGATTTAATGGCCGTTCCTCTGTAATTACATTTTACCTTGGGCTTATTCCCGCGTTAGTGGTTGAGAAGGGATTCATATGGCAAATTGTCTCATACATGTTTCTGCATAGCACAGTAAGTTTCGTTCATATATTCTTCAATATGTATGCTCTGCTCATCTTTGGTGTACCCATAGAGCAGGAATGGGGAAGTCGTAGGTTGCTCTTCTATTATTTTTTTTGTGGAATCGGTGCTGGAATGACTATATTCATAATAAACTCAATTTCACAGGGGATTGGATATTATATTCCAACAATAGGTGCATCAGGAGCAGTTTTTGGACTCTTGCTTGCCTTTGGTATCTTATTTCCAAATGCTGAGATTCTTCTTTTTTTTGTTTTACCTGTAAAAGCAAAATACCTTGTTATCATTTTTGGTGGATTGGAATTGTTCTTTGAATTTTCCGGGGGTCAGGGCACGATATCTCATATTGGTCACCTGGGAGGATTGCTCGCTGGACTGATCTATTTTTTTACCCAAAAAAGGAGAGGGATAAAATTTAAATCAAAAGTAATGATAGCTAAGGGCAAAAAAAGGTATATTGCTAATAAGTCATCGGAGCAGGCAGGGAAAGATCGGTTGGATGAAACTAAAGATGAAATGAAGAAAAATATCTTAAAAAAACTCCAACAATCTGGCTATAAACATCTATCTGATGATGAGGTACAGTATATTAAATATATAGAAATCATGACAGATGATGAGGTTGCAGTTTGCCAAGATGGGGATTTAAACTTGGATGATGAATATTGTAGTAATTGTGATAACGTAAATACATGCTTTCTGCGTGAAGTTGCAAAATATACTGAGAAATAG
- the ppdK gene encoding pyruvate, phosphate dikinase, whose product MRKRVYSFGGKSTDGSAKMRDLLGGKGANLAEMSRIGIPVPSGFTITTEVCNEYYGNDKNFPSELKGDVEKALKRIEKEMGAKFGDKDNPLLVSVRSGARVSMPGMMDTVLNLGLNDVTLNGIIKKTNNERFAWDSYRRFIQMYGDVVMGLKPVSKDETDPFEEIIDELKKSKGVEQDLDLSVDDLKELVKRFRNIINTRLGKEFPTDPYEQLWGAIGAVFGSWDNERAILYRKMNNYSDSWGTAVNVQAMVFGNMGNDCATGVAFTRDPATGEKNFYGEYLVNAQGEDVVAGIRTPQQITHNDSKKWARENNISEEERRSKYPSLEENMPEVYKELEGVYKKLEKHYRDMQDIEFTIQNRKLWMLQTRNGKRTAAAAVRIAVEMVEEGLIDKKEALMRIDPDSLDQLLHPTFDPNATKKVIGKGLPASPGAATGKIVFHADDADELNSRGEKVILVRIETSPEDLKGMNAAQGILTSRGGMTSHAAVVARGMGKCCVSGCGVLDIDYSKKELGVEDLIIKEGDYISLDGSTGEVMLGEVPTIKPELSGYFGTIMNWSDEVRRLGIRTNADTPQDAVTAKNFGAEGIGLCRTEHMFFEDDRIKAMREMILAEDVEGRKRALDKLLPIQRKDFYEILKAMEGFGVTIRLLDPPLHEFVPHEDENQREMAKEMGITIEAIKAKVDSLHEFNPMLGHRGCRLGITYPEITQMQARAIIEATCQLHKEGTDVKPEIMVPLVGSVEELKMQKDIIVQTANMVMEEMGVTVEYLIGTMIEVPRAALTADDIAKEAQFFSFGTNDLTQMTFGYSRDDAGKFLPEYVDKQILPSDPFSILDRNGVGKLIKIGVESGKDSNPDLKIGICGEHGGEPSSVEFCHIVNMNYVSCSPYRVPIAKLAAAQASIKND is encoded by the coding sequence ATGCGAAAAAGAGTATATTCTTTTGGTGGGAAGTCGACCGATGGAAGTGCAAAGATGAGAGACCTATTAGGAGGAAAAGGTGCAAATTTAGCTGAGATGTCTAGAATAGGTATACCCGTTCCATCAGGTTTTACTATTACTACAGAAGTCTGCAATGAATACTATGGAAACGATAAAAACTTTCCTAGTGAACTCAAGGGGGATGTTGAAAAAGCATTGAAGAGGATCGAGAAGGAGATGGGAGCGAAGTTTGGCGATAAAGACAATCCTCTTCTAGTTTCTGTGAGATCGGGAGCTAGGGTTTCAATGCCTGGAATGATGGATACCGTATTGAATCTTGGACTTAATGACGTTACCTTGAATGGTATTATAAAAAAAACAAATAATGAACGTTTTGCTTGGGATTCATATAGAAGATTTATTCAGATGTATGGTGATGTTGTAATGGGGCTTAAACCTGTATCCAAGGATGAAACTGATCCCTTTGAAGAGATTATTGATGAACTGAAAAAATCAAAGGGAGTGGAGCAGGATCTGGACTTATCAGTTGATGACTTAAAGGAATTGGTTAAGAGGTTCAGAAATATTATTAATACAAGATTAGGAAAGGAATTCCCGACTGATCCATATGAGCAATTATGGGGAGCTATTGGAGCAGTATTTGGTTCATGGGACAATGAAAGGGCCATACTATATAGAAAAATGAATAATTATAGTGATAGCTGGGGAACAGCAGTAAATGTTCAGGCTATGGTATTTGGCAATATGGGCAATGATTGTGCTACTGGTGTGGCATTTACTAGAGATCCTGCTACTGGAGAGAAAAATTTTTATGGAGAATACCTTGTAAACGCACAGGGAGAGGACGTTGTAGCCGGGATCAGGACCCCACAGCAGATTACACACAACGACTCGAAAAAATGGGCAAGGGAGAACAATATAAGCGAGGAGGAAAGAAGATCAAAATATCCTTCTTTAGAAGAGAATATGCCTGAAGTCTATAAGGAACTAGAAGGGGTATATAAAAAACTTGAAAAGCACTACCGCGATATGCAGGATATCGAATTCACTATCCAGAACAGAAAGCTATGGATGCTTCAGACACGAAATGGGAAGAGGACCGCAGCGGCTGCAGTACGCATAGCAGTAGAAATGGTTGAAGAGGGGCTGATAGACAAGAAGGAGGCCCTTATGCGGATTGACCCGGATTCCCTTGATCAATTGTTGCATCCAACCTTTGATCCAAATGCGACGAAAAAAGTGATTGGCAAGGGACTTCCCGCATCACCGGGCGCTGCTACAGGGAAGATTGTTTTCCATGCTGATGATGCTGATGAGTTGAATAGTAGAGGAGAGAAGGTCATTCTTGTAAGGATTGAGACCTCACCGGAAGATTTAAAGGGGATGAATGCTGCTCAGGGGATATTGACCTCAAGAGGAGGCATGACCTCACATGCAGCTGTTGTTGCCAGAGGTATGGGGAAGTGCTGTGTTTCAGGATGTGGTGTTTTAGATATTGATTATTCCAAAAAAGAGCTGGGGGTAGAAGACCTGATTATTAAAGAGGGAGACTACATATCACTTGATGGATCCACTGGCGAGGTTATGCTCGGAGAGGTCCCAACAATTAAGCCAGAACTATCTGGATATTTCGGCACCATTATGAATTGGTCTGATGAAGTGAGGAGGCTTGGGATTCGTACTAATGCTGATACACCACAGGACGCTGTAACAGCAAAAAATTTCGGAGCAGAGGGGATTGGCTTGTGTAGAACCGAACACATGTTTTTTGAGGATGATAGGATTAAGGCCATGAGAGAGATGATACTTGCTGAAGATGTTGAGGGCAGAAAAAGGGCTTTGGATAAACTCTTACCAATACAGAGGAAGGATTTCTATGAAATATTAAAGGCAATGGAGGGATTTGGTGTTACAATTCGGTTATTAGATCCACCCCTGCATGAGTTTGTTCCTCATGAGGATGAAAATCAGAGAGAGATGGCCAAGGAGATGGGGATTACAATTGAAGCCATCAAAGCGAAGGTTGACTCGCTGCATGAGTTCAATCCGATGCTTGGTCATAGGGGTTGTCGCCTTGGTATTACCTATCCTGAGATTACCCAAATGCAGGCTAGGGCAATTATTGAAGCTACATGCCAGCTCCATAAGGAGGGAACGGATGTTAAACCCGAGATAATGGTTCCCCTTGTAGGATCAGTAGAAGAGTTGAAAATGCAGAAAGATATAATAGTGCAAACCGCGAACATGGTAATGGAAGAGATGGGAGTTACTGTAGAATATCTTATTGGTACAATGATTGAAGTTCCTAGAGCGGCCCTAACAGCAGATGATATTGCAAAGGAGGCTCAATTTTTTTCCTTTGGAACCAATGATCTTACTCAGATGACCTTTGGATACAGCAGGGACGATGCTGGCAAATTTTTACCAGAGTATGTGGACAAACAGATATTGCCATCAGATCCATTCAGCATTTTAGATAGAAACGGAGTTGGCAAGTTGATAAAAATTGGTGTTGAGAGTGGTAAGGATTCTAATCCTGATCTTAAAATCGGTATTTGTGGAGAACATGGAGGGGAGCCCAGCTCAGTTGAATTTTGTCATATAGTGAACATGAATTATGTAAGCTGTTCCCCCTATAGAGTACCAATAGCTAAGCTCGCAGCAGCCCAGGCTTCTATCAAGAATGATTGA
- a CDS encoding tetratricopeptide repeat protein → MKICLKFIMITTMSTFLYASYDDALELYISKGYQKSLDIIAKELDIDKDMIPDSPNYNLRFLAAHNHWKLGNLQSAITHFKKCIEIKRDNVDPIIDLSMLLVENRLFRDARYYAKKALDLEEVPIVYYILAKSALGLKKYSTAKEYYEKAISIKPEMGISYNGLGIALMRLKRYSEANTAFSAALAIIPNSPEVLNNIGICLEKAGNLDDALRYVKKASVLNPNNPIIKKNLRQLRKNAIKDTGD, encoded by the coding sequence ATGAAAATTTGTTTAAAATTTATAATGATAACAACAATGAGCACATTCCTATATGCCTCTTATGATGATGCTCTGGAATTATACATCTCAAAGGGATATCAAAAATCACTTGATATTATCGCTAAAGAGTTGGATATCGACAAGGATATGATACCTGATTCCCCAAACTACAATTTACGCTTTCTTGCTGCTCACAATCATTGGAAACTCGGTAATCTTCAATCAGCTATAACACATTTCAAAAAATGTATTGAGATTAAGCGGGATAATGTTGACCCAATTATCGATCTTTCTATGCTACTGGTTGAAAATAGATTGTTCAGAGACGCTCGTTATTATGCTAAAAAGGCGTTAGATTTAGAAGAGGTCCCAATTGTTTACTATATTCTCGCCAAAAGTGCTTTAGGGCTTAAAAAATATAGTACAGCTAAGGAGTATTATGAGAAAGCGATTTCAATTAAGCCTGAGATGGGTATCTCTTATAATGGACTTGGTATAGCATTGATGAGGTTAAAGAGATATTCCGAAGCAAATACAGCCTTCTCTGCAGCCCTAGCGATTATACCGAATTCCCCAGAGGTCTTAAACAACATTGGAATTTGTCTTGAGAAAGCTGGAAATTTGGATGATGCGCTAAGGTATGTGAAGAAGGCCAGTGTATTAAATCCTAATAATCCTATAATCAAAAAAAATCTTCGTCAATTGAGAAAAAATGCGATAAAGGATACAGGGGATTAG
- a CDS encoding methyl-accepting chemotaxis protein has product MGRLKNLLLGSMSRKIYAILCIHILAIIVIVFIIQYALNAVYSIGMIGLIEREHTVTYQRGMSNFYRYLHNDKANGKDLYKNESNRLISIYSAICPLLDDIKTKSNKNIAQPLSELIKTTSYDRLEDFVGILRLVDSNDLLIQLINKSKESRDINKRLSTLTDEYLNTSEGLKRKASFNKIVELDKRLSALSLEMSITATKLSEEIASYVSILLWLFILVALSIITIISYIMANSIIKPIKTTSEMIRDISEGEGDLTKELPIDSKDEVGEIAKNFNNFVKKIRGVITDVKDISNQLAASAEEMSSTSLSFSENSQSQAASSEEITATVEEVAAGVDNVAQSAEGQFDSMTSFISRMDELSEMIKKMGQLTKEASVLSENILEKGKSGETSLKGMNESMMKISDSSNKITNIIEIINDISEQINLLSLNAAIEAARAGEAGRGFAVVADEISKLADQTAGSIKDIDALIGVNEGEIKMGISNVNDTVNGISAIIEGINSIDEMMNRIFESMQKQLETNENVNSEAEDVKIKSDEIRNATSEQKIAVTEIVKSISNISELTQSTSSGAEEMASNSEELSGMAESLKLKVDYFKLE; this is encoded by the coding sequence ATGGGTAGACTAAAAAACTTGTTATTGGGATCTATGAGCAGAAAAATATACGCTATCTTATGTATTCATATATTAGCTATTATAGTTATCGTATTTATCATCCAATATGCCCTAAATGCTGTTTACAGTATCGGAATGATAGGTTTAATAGAGCGTGAGCATACTGTCACGTATCAAAGGGGCATGTCGAATTTCTATAGATACCTTCATAACGATAAGGCGAATGGCAAGGATCTATATAAAAATGAATCTAACCGTCTGATAAGCATATATAGCGCAATCTGTCCACTTTTAGATGATATAAAGACCAAATCCAATAAGAATATTGCCCAACCCCTATCTGAATTGATCAAAACTACTAGCTATGACCGATTAGAGGATTTTGTCGGAATACTGAGACTTGTAGACTCAAATGACCTGCTAATACAGCTAATAAATAAATCAAAGGAATCTAGGGACATCAATAAAAGATTATCCACTTTGACAGATGAATATTTAAATACTTCAGAAGGATTAAAGAGGAAAGCATCCTTTAATAAAATAGTAGAACTTGATAAAAGGCTATCCGCTCTTTCCCTAGAAATGTCAATAACAGCAACAAAACTATCTGAGGAGATAGCCTCTTATGTCTCAATCCTCCTATGGCTCTTCATATTGGTCGCTCTTTCAATTATCACCATTATTTCGTACATCATGGCAAACTCAATCATTAAGCCAATAAAAACCACTTCAGAGATGATAAGGGATATCTCTGAAGGAGAGGGCGATTTAACCAAGGAACTACCAATAGATTCAAAGGATGAGGTAGGTGAAATCGCAAAGAACTTCAATAATTTTGTGAAAAAAATCAGGGGTGTAATAACAGACGTAAAGGATATATCAAATCAGTTAGCGGCCTCGGCTGAGGAGATGTCATCAACGTCTCTATCCTTTTCTGAGAATTCCCAAAGTCAGGCCGCTAGTTCTGAAGAGATAACAGCTACAGTTGAAGAGGTGGCTGCAGGCGTAGATAATGTAGCCCAGAGCGCAGAGGGACAATTTGACAGCATGACATCATTTATTTCAAGAATGGATGAACTTTCTGAAATGATAAAAAAAATGGGCCAATTAACAAAAGAGGCGTCAGTGCTCTCTGAGAATATATTAGAAAAGGGGAAATCAGGTGAAACATCCTTGAAGGGGATGAATGAGAGTATGATGAAGATTAGCGACAGCTCTAACAAAATTACTAATATAATTGAAATTATAAATGACATATCCGAACAGATAAATCTGCTTTCATTAAATGCTGCGATAGAGGCAGCGAGAGCAGGAGAGGCGGGCCGAGGATTTGCTGTAGTTGCTGATGAGATATCGAAATTGGCTGATCAGACTGCAGGAAGCATAAAGGATATTGATGCGCTCATTGGAGTGAATGAGGGAGAGATAAAGATGGGTATATCCAATGTCAATGATACGGTGAATGGCATTAGCGCAATAATTGAAGGGATCAATTCAATAGATGAGATGATGAACAGGATATTTGAGTCTATGCAGAAGCAATTGGAAACAAATGAAAATGTTAACAGCGAGGCAGAGGATGTAAAAATTAAATCAGATGAGATTAGAAATGCGACAAGCGAGCAGAAGATTGCTGTTACCGAGATAGTAAAATCTATCTCAAATATAAGTGAATTGACTCAGTCCACCTCATCAGGGGCAGAGGAGATGGCAAGCAACTCTGAAGAGCTTTCAGGAATGGCAGAATCTCTCAAGCTTAAGGTGGATTATTTTAAGCTTGAGTAA
- a CDS encoding calcium/sodium antiporter: MIIDIILLIVSILALWYGAKYLVESASRIAETFGVSELVVGLTVVAFGTSAPEFAVTIGASIKGYANISVGNIVGSNIFNLGFILGTVAIIKGIETSHRLVYRDGLFMIGVTLLLLLFFHDHQLKRWEGVILASLLFGYLVFLFVQKEVMDEEGILHERATSIDYIILPVSIIIIIAGGHFLVESASEIARYIGVSEWIIGVTIVAAGTSAPEMVTSIVAVLKGKHGISAGNLIGSDLFNILGVLGLAGIINPLEIDPLAIQSLLMLSGMVILVVLFLRTGWLLSRTEGAILVSIGLTRWILDFMK; the protein is encoded by the coding sequence ATGATAATAGATATTATTTTACTTATAGTATCAATATTAGCCTTATGGTATGGAGCAAAATATCTGGTAGAGTCAGCAAGTAGAATTGCTGAGACCTTTGGTGTGTCAGAGCTTGTAGTTGGACTTACTGTAGTTGCCTTTGGTACTTCAGCGCCTGAATTTGCGGTTACTATTGGCGCTAGCATCAAGGGTTATGCAAACATCTCTGTTGGGAATATAGTAGGCTCCAATATCTTTAATCTGGGTTTTATACTCGGTACCGTGGCCATAATAAAGGGTATTGAAACATCCCATAGGCTTGTATATAGGGATGGATTATTTATGATTGGCGTCACTCTGCTCCTTTTGCTGTTTTTCCATGACCATCAGCTTAAAAGATGGGAGGGGGTTATATTAGCCTCTCTACTTTTTGGGTATCTCGTATTCCTTTTTGTCCAAAAGGAGGTCATGGATGAAGAGGGGATATTGCATGAAAGGGCAACATCCATAGATTACATAATATTACCAGTCAGCATAATAATAATAATAGCGGGGGGGCATTTTTTGGTTGAGTCCGCCTCAGAAATCGCTAGGTATATAGGAGTGTCTGAATGGATTATTGGTGTTACAATCGTTGCAGCCGGCACCTCCGCTCCAGAAATGGTTACTTCTATTGTAGCTGTTCTAAAGGGCAAGCATGGCATATCTGCTGGTAATTTGATCGGTAGTGATCTCTTTAATATTCTGGGTGTTTTAGGATTAGCAGGGATTATAAATCCCTTAGAGATCGATCCGTTGGCGATTCAATCGCTTCTTATGCTATCAGGAATGGTTATTCTGGTTGTTCTATTCCTGAGGACTGGGTGGTTACTTTCGCGTACAGAGGGAGCGATATTGGTCTCAATCGGATTAACCAGGTGGATCCTAGATTTTATGAAATAG
- a CDS encoding Gfo/Idh/MocA family oxidoreductase, translating to MIHLSKDKLPHICFFGCGNIAARHAKILKKIHSDIDISFASRNLSKSKEYVSKYGGRISFGSYEDAAVSDLFDIAFITTPPDSHSKLAILNADNNKDIIIEKPITRNIEELNDIERAVAKNRVNCTVAENYYYKPFIKRVREYIEGDYIGNPLIIDLNKTNRDKISGWRSDASIVGGGALLEGGVHWINALVSLAGASPVQVLASKPDIEYDTNIPFEDSMIINVEFENGMIGRLLHSWRIPNSLKGVGLSKVYGTEGVITFESNGLFVYVYGKRKGLSIINPMDFLGFKAMHKAFIEAYISQRSWQPSLERIRRELRLIDSAYKSLYSKKYESIL from the coding sequence ATTATTCACTTAAGTAAAGATAAATTACCACATATATGTTTTTTCGGTTGTGGTAATATTGCGGCCAGGCATGCAAAGATATTAAAAAAGATCCACTCTGATATTGATATATCCTTTGCCAGCAGAAATCTTTCAAAGTCCAAGGAATATGTTTCGAAATATGGTGGGAGAATCTCCTTCGGAAGCTATGAAGATGCTGCTGTTTCAGATTTATTTGATATCGCTTTCATTACAACACCTCCAGATTCTCATTCCAAATTGGCAATCTTAAACGCAGATAACAATAAAGATATAATTATTGAAAAACCGATTACGCGAAATATCGAGGAATTGAATGATATAGAGAGAGCTGTTGCTAAGAATAGGGTAAATTGCACTGTTGCTGAGAATTATTATTATAAACCCTTTATTAAGAGGGTTAGGGAATATATCGAAGGGGATTATATTGGGAATCCGCTTATTATCGATTTAAATAAAACAAATAGGGATAAAATATCCGGATGGCGCTCGGATGCAAGTATAGTGGGTGGTGGAGCCCTTCTTGAGGGTGGCGTTCATTGGATCAACGCTCTGGTTTCATTGGCTGGTGCATCCCCTGTTCAGGTGCTGGCCAGTAAACCAGACATCGAATATGATACAAACATCCCATTTGAAGACTCCATGATAATAAATGTAGAATTTGAGAATGGTATGATTGGCAGACTTCTCCATTCATGGAGAATACCCAATTCACTAAAGGGTGTAGGATTATCCAAGGTATACGGCACTGAGGGGGTTATTACTTTTGAGAGCAATGGACTCTTTGTATATGTTTATGGCAAGAGGAAGGGATTATCAATAATCAATCCAATGGATTTTCTCGGATTTAAGGCAATGCATAAAGCATTCATTGAAGCCTATATCTCTCAAAGGAGCTGGCAACCTTCTTTGGAAAGAATACGAAGAGAGCTGAGGCTAATCGATTCCGCATATAAATCATTATACTCTAAAAAGTATGAGTCAATATTATGA
- a CDS encoding carboxyl transferase domain-containing protein: protein MGKWMESYLEKYEKLLHESKEGGGIDRVKIQHSLGKLTARERIERLADPGSFEEVGGFVRDDRPPYDGNPRLSPSEGIVTGYAKINGRQVIIYSMDFTVMSGSLGDQAVWKLSDLSWFAGQMRIPLISIIDSAGERLSIKDGNVGYFGLAHFFRNYSLISGLVPRISLVLGPCSGIQSVVPVLSDFLIMNREVGFLWLGGDKDSDDAGGADFHMERSGQCDFVVDSDEEAIEKTKELLGYLPQNCWEKPPAIETKDDPERMEESLLDVMPDDPKFTYDIHDIIELVVDDGEFIEIKEDFVNHLILGFCRFNGQPCGLVANNPDELSGIIEPDSSDKYDRFMNFLDAFNIPLVTLVDTTAFPPGDKWERLGVIRHGAKLLHSYAHLTCPKVTVVLRRSYGGGNIVMGCIRMTPDYVYGWPTMEFAPTGPETVVHAVFHKELARAKEEGNYDEVFNSYLSILKEQFSVLNLSRVWTTPYTVHEVIDPRETRPKIIKALQSLNNKSEFVLKKKRSIKPA, encoded by the coding sequence ATGGGAAAATGGATGGAGAGTTATCTTGAGAAGTATGAGAAACTGCTTCATGAGAGTAAAGAAGGTGGTGGAATTGATCGAGTTAAGATACAGCATTCCTTAGGAAAGCTCACTGCCAGAGAAAGGATTGAGCGTTTAGCTGATCCCGGTTCTTTTGAGGAGGTAGGTGGGTTTGTGAGGGATGATCGCCCACCCTATGATGGCAATCCAAGACTAAGCCCCTCTGAAGGCATCGTTACAGGTTATGCGAAAATCAATGGTCGACAAGTTATAATCTATTCCATGGACTTTACGGTCATGTCTGGCTCTTTAGGTGACCAGGCAGTATGGAAATTGTCAGATCTATCCTGGTTTGCAGGACAGATGCGTATACCATTAATCAGCATTATCGATTCAGCAGGAGAGAGGCTAAGCATAAAGGATGGGAATGTGGGCTACTTTGGACTGGCACATTTCTTCAGAAATTATTCCCTCATCTCTGGATTGGTTCCAAGGATATCCCTTGTATTAGGACCATGTTCAGGAATACAATCTGTGGTTCCAGTTTTATCAGATTTTCTTATTATGAATAGGGAGGTTGGTTTCTTATGGCTAGGGGGCGATAAGGATTCCGATGATGCAGGTGGGGCTGATTTTCATATGGAAAGGAGCGGGCAATGTGATTTTGTAGTTGATAGCGATGAGGAGGCTATTGAAAAGACAAAGGAACTCTTGGGTTACTTACCTCAGAATTGCTGGGAGAAACCACCTGCAATAGAGACAAAGGATGATCCGGAAAGGATGGAGGAATCCCTGCTCGATGTTATGCCAGATGATCCAAAATTTACCTATGATATTCATGATATTATTGAGTTAGTTGTTGATGATGGAGAATTTATAGAGATAAAGGAAGATTTTGTAAACCATCTAATATTGGGTTTCTGCCGCTTTAATGGCCAACCATGTGGACTTGTCGCAAACAATCCAGATGAGCTTAGTGGAATCATAGAGCCTGACTCATCGGATAAGTATGATAGATTCATGAACTTCCTGGATGCCTTTAATATTCCCCTTGTCACCCTCGTTGATACCACCGCATTCCCTCCTGGTGACAAATGGGAAAGGTTGGGGGTAATCAGGCATGGAGCAAAACTTCTTCATTCCTATGCGCATCTCACATGTCCCAAGGTCACAGTGGTATTAAGGCGTTCATATGGTGGAGGGAACATCGTAATGGGCTGCATAAGAATGACACCTGATTATGTATATGGATGGCCTACAATGGAATTTGCTCCAACCGGTCCAGAGACGGTTGTGCATGCGGTCTTTCATAAGGAGTTAGCAAGGGCGAAGGAAGAGGGTAATTACGATGAGGTCTTTAATTCCTATTTGAGTATATTAAAAGAACAATTTAGCGTTCTAAATCTATCCAGGGTATGGACTACTCCCTATACCGTTCATGAGGTTATTGATCCAAGGGAAACCAGACCCAAGATCATCAAAGCGCTGCAGTCGCTAAACAATAAGAGCGAATTTGTTCTTAAAAAGAAACGCTCAATCAAACCCGCATAG